A stretch of the Rosa rugosa chromosome 5, drRosRugo1.1, whole genome shotgun sequence genome encodes the following:
- the LOC133710032 gene encoding major strawberry allergen Fra a 1.05 — MGVFTYETEFTSVIPPPRLFKAFILDADNLIPKIAPQAVKCAEIIEGDGGVGTIKKITFGEGSQFGSVTHKIDGIDKDNFVYSYSLVEGDALSDKIEKISYETKLVASSDGGSIIKSTSNYHTKGDVEIKEEHVKAGKEKASHLFKLVEGYLLANPNEYC, encoded by the coding sequence ATGGGTGTGTTCACTTACGAAACCGAGTTTACATCCGTCATCCCACCACCTAGATTGTTCAAGGCTTTCATCCTTGATGCCGACAATCTCATCCCCAAGATTGCTCCACAAGCAGTTAAGTGTGCTGAAATCATCGAAGGAGATGGAGGAGTAGGAACCATCAAGAAGATCACCTTCGGTGAAGGCAGCCAGTTCGGCTCTGTGACCCACAAGATCGATGGGATTGACAAAGACAACTTTGTCTACAGCTACAGTTTGGTCGAAGGAGATGCCTTGTCCGACAAGATTGAGAAGATCTCTTATGAGACCAAATTGGTGGCATCTTCCGATGGAGGATccatcatcaagagcaccagTAACTACCACACCAAAGGTGATGTGGAGATCAAGGAGGAACATGTTAAGGCTGGAAAAGAGAAGGCGTCCCACCTCTTCAAGCTTGTCGAAGGCTACCTCTTGGCCAACCCCAATGAATACTGTTAA